From the Tribolium castaneum strain GA2 chromosome 2, icTriCast1.1, whole genome shotgun sequence genome, one window contains:
- the tio gene encoding teashirt-like protein (The RefSeq protein has 4 substitutions compared to this genomic sequence) — protein MPRRKQDCPKRMKWEGGEEGSPEEGDKLEGDEDTGSMTPNSAASPAPPEEEAASPTPGDVPTPSSPRSISEDPLNCRDLPNSRCNSRESSDSLVQPRCPSGESMLSERAALLRGVPTLSPVGVALPPTLPAAAAAALLPPQTAAMAAYLNAAAVAAAAQQSHRLMMTSPSGFNRASVSPLISSSSSPPGVFPVDAPMHSPPGDGILDFSKRGQKSDADSDSDVVNLSKPGTPPSGEPGNGPLDLSVSSRKRSNDDSVSQPPNRKPRTDFKPQVLPQWPSPIGASHLPYFAAAVAAASNLSPKTNSSPDLWNGKLKHGGPTPSDATKALEKMSELSKLGGEDLFRTMANAAPGNSASNRHSAWQSHWLNKGAEQAKNVLKCVWCKQSFPSLAAMTTHMKEAKHCGVNVPVPPMQSQIINPQPQITSPSNTNTSTSSTNSNKPNSSDLNMLIKETMPLPRKLVRGQDVWLGKGAEQTRQILKCMWCGQSFRSLAEMTSHMQQTQHYTNIISQEQIISWRSSDDAKGGGGGSGSGNNQPPGGPSSHVSAVLTCKVCDQAFSSLKELSNHMVKNSHYKEHIMRSITESGGRRRQTREKRKKSLPVRKLLELERAQHEFKNGDSSSLLDKMRDSSGAGRITCEKCGNKIDTSLFVDHIRQCVGGGTIGSNQRNFLKNALMSNNILPPESPTRDKSKQNEKSPSPQQRSPSVTDLSTKDGTTVPESNNGSSPSVLNAIEKLIEKSFDSRSRQNSSFPGHGPTTAPMGSSILKRLGIDESVDYTKPLVDAQTMNLLRSYHQQQSHHYGRRERSGSESSSISERCSSRVESLTPERKMEPPGVPLNSTPRSTPDKREKSPTSDKAQEADGEVVVKKEVDEEERLENHTSVKIKREAEDRDEDERSFHSNGAKEEDEDKPSVSPLTSPRQPAETHAGSPCRNSASPASSDRSGTPRSTNGDRKPGGSLGALSSMFDSLSGNNTGDALAPSGGKKGSSHPLAALQKLCDKTETHTNNRTHSATSNSSVNANTNNIPTNAGTTPGAILAFSWACNDAVMTSDSIMKCAFCDTPFISKGAYRHHLSKMHFVKDGVIPDPVALKSAQQGSSSSSEGVPLKGTAVPPPSGSSGPGSTGSKSPPVAGFEESPHSKFLKYTELAKQLSSKYV, from the exons GGGAAGGTGGCGAGGAAGGCTCGCCGGAAGAAGGCGATAAATTGGAGGGCGACGAAGACACCGGCTCCATGACGCCCAACTCGGCCGCCTCTCCCGCACCTCCTGAAGAAGAGGCCGCTTCGCCGACTCCCGGCGATGTCCCCACTCCCTCTAGTCCACGCTCCATCAGCGAAGATCCTCTCAACTGCAG GGATTTACCGAATTCCCGGTGCAATTCTCGCGAGTCATCGGATTCTCTTGTGCAGCCCCGCTGTCCATCGGGCGAGTCGATGCTTTCGGAGCGTGCAGCCTTGCTTCGAGGCGTCCCAACCCTGAGCCCCGTCGGGGTGGCCCTTCCGCCGACCCTTCcagcggcggcggcggcggcttTGCTGCCGCCTCAGACCGCCGCCATGGCGGCCTACCTCAACGCGGCGGCCGTGGCGGCGGCGGCCCAACAGTCCCACCGCCTCATGATGACCTCGCCGTCCGGCTTCAACCGGGCCTCGGTCTCGCCGCTGATCTCATCCTCGTCGTCGCCTCCAGGGGTCTTCCCCGTTGACGCGCCGATGCACTCTCCGCCCGGTGACGGCATCTTAGACTTTAGTAAACGTGGCCAAAAAAGTGACGCTGATAGTGACTCTGACGTAGTTAATCTCAGTAAACCGGGGACTCCCCCGAGCGGCGAGCCCGGAAACGGCCCTCTTGACCTTAGTGTGAGCAGCCGGAAGCGCTCTAACGACGACTCCGTGTCGCAGCCGCCGAATCGCAAACCGAGGACTGATTTCAAACCGCAGGTTCTGCCCCAGTGGCCCTCGCCGATCGGTGCTTCGCACTTGCCGTATTTCGCGGCCGCCGTCGCCGCCGCGTCGAATCTTTCGCCAAAAACAAACAGTTCGCCCGACTTGTGGAACGGCAAATTGAAACACGGGGGCCCCACCCCTAGCGACGCCACCAAAGCGCTCGAAAAAATGAGCGAGTTGAGCAAACTCGGCGGCGAGGACTTATTCCGTACTATGGCGAACGCCGCCCCAGGAAACTCCGCCAGTAACAGGCACAGCGCTTGGCAGTCGCACTGGTTAAACAAGGGCGCCGAGCAAGCAAAAGACGTGCTGAAGTGCGTCTGGTGCAAGCAGAGCTTCCCCAGTTTAGCCGCGATGACGACGCACATGAAGGAAGCGAAACACTGCGGCGTCAACGTTCCCGTCCCTCCAATGCAATCACAAATCATTAATCCTCAACCTCAAATAACATCGCCTTCGAACACAAACACAAGTACCTCTTCGACTAACTCGAACAAACCGAATTCATCCGATCTCAACATGTTGATCAAAGAAACGATGCCTCTGCCACGAAAGTTAGTTAGGGGACAAGACGTGTGGCTGGGCAAGGGAGCCGAACAAACAAGACAAATACTCAAGTGTATGTGGTGCGGACAAAGTTTCAGATCTTTGGCCGAAATGACCAGTCACATGCAACAAACGCAGCATTACACAAACATCATCTCGCAAGAACAGATCATTTCGTGGCGGTCGTCGGACGACGCGAAAGGGGGCGGCGGAGGGAGCGGCTCAGGTAACAACCAACCACCGGGGGGACCCAGCAGTCATGTCAGCGCGGTCCTCACTTGCAAAGTGTGCGACCAAGCTTTCAGTTCTCTGAAAGAGTTGAGTAACCACATGGTCAAAAATTCGCACTATAAAGAACACATAATGAGATCGATCACTGAAAGTGGGGGTCGCCGAAGGCAGACGAGGGAGAAACGCAAAAAATCACTCCCCGTGCGAAAACTACTAGAACTCGAAAGAGCCCAACACGAATTCAAGAACGGTGATAGTAGCAGTTTACTCGATAAAATGCGCGATCCTTCAGGAGCTGGCAGGATTACTTGTGAAAAGTGTGGCAATAAAATTGACACGTCGCTGTTCGTTGATCATATAAGACAGTGTGTCGGGGGCGGTACCATAGGAAGCAATCAAAGAAATTTCCTCAAAAACGCACTCATgtcaaataatattttaccaCCTGAAAGTCCAACTAGAGATAAGTCCAAGCAAAACGAAAAGTCCCCTTCACCCCAACAACGGTCACCTTCAGTCACTGACTTAAGTACCAAGGATGGTACGAATGTTCCGGAGAGTAATAACGGATCTTCCCCTTCTGTTCTCAACGCTATTGAGAaactaattgaaaaaagtttcgACTCAAGATCTCGGCAAAACTCGTCTTTTCCCGGTCATGGTCCAACTACAGCTCCCATGGGTTCTAGTATTTTAAAACGACTAGGAATTGACGAAAGCGTCGACTACACCAAACCCTTAGTAGACGCTCAAACCATGAACTTACTACGAAGTTATCACCAGCAACAAAGCCATCATTACGGTAGACGGGAAAGAAGCGGGAGCGAATCGAGTTCGATATCGGAGCGGTGTAGTAGTCGAGTAGAGTCGTTAACACCGGAACGCAAAATGGAGCCGCCGGGAGTACCCCTGAACAGCACCCCCAGGTCCACCCCCGACAAGCGGGAGAAATCGCCAACTTCCGACAAAGCCCAAGAGGCGGACGGCGAAGTCGTAGTAAAAAAAGAAGTAGACGAGGAGGAACGTCTCGAGAATCACACtagtgttaaaattaaacgtgAAGCTGATGACCGCGACGAAGACGAGCGCAGTTTTCACAGTAACGGTGCGAAGGAGGAGGACGAGGACAAGCCCTCGGTGAGTCCGCTGACCAGCCCGCGGCAGCCCGCGGAGACCCACGCGGGCAGCCCCTGTCGGAACAGCGCCAGTCCCGCCAGCAGCGACCGCTCGGGCACTCCGCGGAGCACCAACGGCGACCGGAAGCCGGGCGGCAGCCTGGGGGCGCTGAGTTCGATGTTCGACAGCCTGTCCGGCAACAACACCGGTGACGCATTAGCGCCGTCAGGTGGCAAAAAGGGCTCGAGTCATCCATTAGCAGccttacaaaaattatgtgaTAAGACTGAAACCCACACAAACAACCGCACACACTCTGCGACATCCAATTCGAGCGTCAACGCCAACACGAACAATATCCCAACGAACGCCGGGACGACTCCCGGGGCGATTCTGGCCTTCAGCTGGGCCTGCAACGACGCGGTGATGACCTCGGATTCGATAATGAAGTGCGCGTTTTGCGACACGCCGTTCATCTCGAAGGGGGCGTACAGACACCACTTGTCGAAAATGCACTTCGTGAAGGACGGGGTGATCCCCGACCCGGTGGCGCTCAAGTCGGCGCAGCAGGGCTCGAGCTCGTCCAGCGAGGGGGTGCCGCTGAAGGGCACCGCCGTGCCGCCCCCGAGCGGCTCCAGCGGCCCGGGCTCGACCGGGAGCAAGAGCCCGCCGGTGGCGGGGTTCGAGGAAAGCCCGCATTCGAAGTTCTTGAAATATACGGAGTTAGCTAAGCAGTTGTCTAGCAAGTATGTGTAA
- the tio gene encoding teashirt-like protein isoform X1: MDLKGEGGEEGSPEEGDKLEGDEDTGSMTPNSAASPAPPEEEAASPTPGDVPTPSSPRSISEDPLNCRDLPNSRCNSRESSDSLVQPRCPSGESMLSERAALLRGVPTLSPVGVALPPTLPAAAAAALLPPQTAAMAAYLNAAAVAAAAQQSHRLMMTSPSGFNRASVSPLISSSSSPPGVFPVDAPMHSPPGDGILDFSKRGQKSDADSDSDVVNLSKPGTPPSGEPGNGPLDLSVSSRKRSNDDSVSQPPNRKPRTDFKPQVLPQWPSPIGASHLPYFAAAVAAASNLSPKTNSSPDLWNGKLKHGGPTPSDATKALEKMSELSKLGGEDLFRTMANAAPGNSASNRHSAWQSHWLNKGAEQAKDVLKCVWCKQSFPSLAAMTTHMKEAKHCGVNVPVPPMQSQIINPQPQITSPSNTNTSTSSTNSNKPNSSDLNMLIKETMPLPRKLVRGQDVWLGKGAEQTRQILKCMWCGQSFRSLAEMTSHMQQTQHYTNIISQEQIISWRSSDDAKGGGGGSGSGNNQPPGGPSSHVSAVLTCKVCDQAFSSLKELSNHMVKNSHYKEHIMRSITESGGRRRQTREKRKKSLPVRKLLELERAQHEFKNGDSSSLLDKMRDPSGAGRITCEKCGNKIDTSLFVDHIRQCVGGGTIGSNQRNFLKNALMSNNILPPESPTRDKSKQNEKSPSPQQRSPSVTDLSTKDGTNVPESNNGSSPSVLNAIEKLIEKSFDSRSRQNSSFPGHGPTTAPMGSSILKRLGIDESVDYTKPLVDAQTMNLLRSYHQQQSHHYGRRERSGSESSSISERCSSRVESLTPERKMEPPGVPLNSTPRSTPDKREKSPTSDKAQEADGEVVVKKEVDEEERLENHTSVKIKREADDRDEDERSFHSNGAKEEDEDKPSVSPLTSPRQPAETHAGSPCRNSASPASSDRSGTPRSTNGDRKPGGSLGALSSMFDSLSGNNTGDALAPSGGKKGSSHPLAALQKLCDKTETHTNNRTHSATSNSSVNANTNNIPTNAGTTPGAILAFSWACNDAVMTSDSIMKCAFCDTPFISKGAYRHHLSKMHFVKDGVIPDPVALKSAQQGSSSSSEGVPLKGTAVPPPSGSSGPGSTGSKSPPVAGFEESPHSKFLKYTELAKQLSSKYV; this comes from the exons GGGAAGGTGGCGAGGAAGGCTCGCCGGAAGAAGGCGATAAATTGGAGGGCGACGAAGACACCGGCTCCATGACGCCCAACTCGGCCGCCTCTCCCGCACCTCCTGAAGAAGAGGCCGCTTCGCCGACTCCCGGCGATGTCCCCACTCCCTCTAGTCCACGCTCCATCAGCGAAGATCCTCTCAACTGCAG GGATTTACCGAATTCCCGGTGCAATTCTCGCGAGTCATCGGATTCTCTTGTGCAGCCCCGCTGTCCATCGGGCGAGTCGATGCTTTCGGAGCGTGCAGCCTTGCTTCGAGGCGTCCCAACCCTGAGCCCCGTCGGGGTGGCCCTTCCGCCGACCCTTCcagcggcggcggcggcggcttTGCTGCCGCCTCAGACCGCCGCCATGGCGGCCTACCTCAACGCGGCGGCCGTGGCGGCGGCGGCCCAACAGTCCCACCGCCTCATGATGACCTCGCCGTCCGGCTTCAACCGGGCCTCGGTCTCGCCGCTGATCTCATCCTCGTCGTCGCCTCCAGGGGTCTTCCCCGTTGACGCGCCGATGCACTCTCCGCCCGGTGACGGCATCTTAGACTTTAGTAAACGTGGCCAAAAAAGTGACGCTGATAGTGACTCTGACGTAGTTAATCTCAGTAAACCGGGGACTCCCCCGAGCGGCGAGCCCGGAAACGGCCCTCTTGACCTTAGTGTGAGCAGCCGGAAGCGCTCTAACGACGACTCCGTGTCGCAGCCGCCGAATCGCAAACCGAGGACTGATTTCAAACCGCAGGTTCTGCCCCAGTGGCCCTCGCCGATCGGTGCTTCGCACTTGCCGTATTTCGCGGCCGCCGTCGCCGCCGCGTCGAATCTTTCGCCAAAAACAAACAGTTCGCCCGACTTGTGGAACGGCAAATTGAAACACGGGGGCCCCACCCCTAGCGACGCCACCAAAGCGCTCGAAAAAATGAGCGAGTTGAGCAAACTCGGCGGCGAGGACTTATTCCGTACTATGGCGAACGCCGCCCCAGGAAACTCCGCCAGTAACAGGCACAGCGCTTGGCAGTCGCACTGGTTAAACAAGGGCGCCGAGCAAGCAAAAGACGTGCTGAAGTGCGTCTGGTGCAAGCAGAGCTTCCCCAGTTTAGCCGCGATGACGACGCACATGAAGGAAGCGAAACACTGCGGCGTCAACGTTCCCGTCCCTCCAATGCAATCACAAATCATTAATCCTCAACCTCAAATAACATCGCCTTCGAACACAAACACAAGTACCTCTTCGACTAACTCGAACAAACCGAATTCATCCGATCTCAACATGTTGATCAAAGAAACGATGCCTCTGCCACGAAAGTTAGTTAGGGGACAAGACGTGTGGCTGGGCAAGGGAGCCGAACAAACAAGACAAATACTCAAGTGTATGTGGTGCGGACAAAGTTTCAGATCTTTGGCCGAAATGACCAGTCACATGCAACAAACGCAGCATTACACAAACATCATCTCGCAAGAACAGATCATTTCGTGGCGGTCGTCGGACGACGCGAAAGGGGGCGGCGGAGGGAGCGGCTCAGGTAACAACCAACCACCGGGGGGACCCAGCAGTCATGTCAGCGCGGTCCTCACTTGCAAAGTGTGCGACCAAGCTTTCAGTTCTCTGAAAGAGTTGAGTAACCACATGGTCAAAAATTCGCACTATAAAGAACACATAATGAGATCGATCACTGAAAGTGGGGGTCGCCGAAGGCAGACGAGGGAGAAACGCAAAAAATCACTCCCCGTGCGAAAACTACTAGAACTCGAAAGAGCCCAACACGAATTCAAGAACGGTGATAGTAGCAGTTTACTCGATAAAATGCGCGATCCTTCAGGAGCTGGCAGGATTACTTGTGAAAAGTGTGGCAATAAAATTGACACGTCGCTGTTCGTTGATCATATAAGACAGTGTGTCGGGGGCGGTACCATAGGAAGCAATCAAAGAAATTTCCTCAAAAACGCACTCATgtcaaataatattttaccaCCTGAAAGTCCAACTAGAGATAAGTCCAAGCAAAACGAAAAGTCCCCTTCACCCCAACAACGGTCACCTTCAGTCACTGACTTAAGTACCAAGGATGGTACGAATGTTCCGGAGAGTAATAACGGATCTTCCCCTTCTGTTCTCAACGCTATTGAGAaactaattgaaaaaagtttcgACTCAAGATCTCGGCAAAACTCGTCTTTTCCCGGTCATGGTCCAACTACAGCTCCCATGGGTTCTAGTATTTTAAAACGACTAGGAATTGACGAAAGCGTCGACTACACCAAACCCTTAGTAGACGCTCAAACCATGAACTTACTACGAAGTTATCACCAGCAACAAAGCCATCATTACGGTAGACGGGAAAGAAGCGGGAGCGAATCGAGTTCGATATCGGAGCGGTGTAGTAGTCGAGTAGAGTCGTTAACACCGGAACGCAAAATGGAGCCGCCGGGAGTACCCCTGAACAGCACCCCCAGGTCCACCCCCGACAAGCGGGAGAAATCGCCAACTTCCGACAAAGCCCAAGAGGCGGACGGCGAAGTCGTAGTAAAAAAAGAAGTAGACGAGGAGGAACGTCTCGAGAATCACACtagtgttaaaattaaacgtgAAGCTGATGACCGCGACGAAGACGAGCGCAGTTTTCACAGTAACGGTGCGAAGGAGGAGGACGAGGACAAGCCCTCGGTGAGTCCGCTGACCAGCCCGCGGCAGCCCGCGGAGACCCACGCGGGCAGCCCCTGTCGGAACAGCGCCAGTCCCGCCAGCAGCGACCGCTCGGGCACTCCGCGGAGCACCAACGGCGACCGGAAGCCGGGCGGCAGCCTGGGGGCGCTGAGTTCGATGTTCGACAGCCTGTCCGGCAACAACACCGGTGACGCATTAGCGCCGTCAGGTGGCAAAAAGGGCTCGAGTCATCCATTAGCAGccttacaaaaattatgtgaTAAGACTGAAACCCACACAAACAACCGCACACACTCTGCGACATCCAATTCGAGCGTCAACGCCAACACGAACAATATCCCAACGAACGCCGGGACGACTCCCGGGGCGATTCTGGCCTTCAGCTGGGCCTGCAACGACGCGGTGATGACCTCGGATTCGATAATGAAGTGCGCGTTTTGCGACACGCCGTTCATCTCGAAGGGGGCGTACAGACACCACTTGTCGAAAATGCACTTCGTGAAGGACGGGGTGATCCCCGACCCGGTGGCGCTCAAGTCGGCGCAGCAGGGCTCGAGCTCGTCCAGCGAGGGGGTGCCGCTGAAGGGCACCGCCGTGCCGCCCCCGAGCGGCTCCAGCGGCCCGGGCTCGACCGGGAGCAAGAGCCCGCCGGTGGCGGGGTTCGAGGAAAGCCCGCATTCGAAGTTCTTGAAATATACGGAGTTAGCTAAGCAGTTGTCTAGCAAGTATGTGTAA
- the tio gene encoding teashirt-like protein isoform X2 — protein sequence MTPNSAASPAPPEEEAASPTPGDVPTPSSPRSISEDPLNCRDLPNSRCNSRESSDSLVQPRCPSGESMLSERAALLRGVPTLSPVGVALPPTLPAAAAAALLPPQTAAMAAYLNAAAVAAAAQQSHRLMMTSPSGFNRASVSPLISSSSSPPGVFPVDAPMHSPPGDGILDFSKRGQKSDADSDSDVVNLSKPGTPPSGEPGNGPLDLSVSSRKRSNDDSVSQPPNRKPRTDFKPQVLPQWPSPIGASHLPYFAAAVAAASNLSPKTNSSPDLWNGKLKHGGPTPSDATKALEKMSELSKLGGEDLFRTMANAAPGNSASNRHSAWQSHWLNKGAEQAKDVLKCVWCKQSFPSLAAMTTHMKEAKHCGVNVPVPPMQSQIINPQPQITSPSNTNTSTSSTNSNKPNSSDLNMLIKETMPLPRKLVRGQDVWLGKGAEQTRQILKCMWCGQSFRSLAEMTSHMQQTQHYTNIISQEQIISWRSSDDAKGGGGGSGSGNNQPPGGPSSHVSAVLTCKVCDQAFSSLKELSNHMVKNSHYKEHIMRSITESGGRRRQTREKRKKSLPVRKLLELERAQHEFKNGDSSSLLDKMRDPSGAGRITCEKCGNKIDTSLFVDHIRQCVGGGTIGSNQRNFLKNALMSNNILPPESPTRDKSKQNEKSPSPQQRSPSVTDLSTKDGTNVPESNNGSSPSVLNAIEKLIEKSFDSRSRQNSSFPGHGPTTAPMGSSILKRLGIDESVDYTKPLVDAQTMNLLRSYHQQQSHHYGRRERSGSESSSISERCSSRVESLTPERKMEPPGVPLNSTPRSTPDKREKSPTSDKAQEADGEVVVKKEVDEEERLENHTSVKIKREADDRDEDERSFHSNGAKEEDEDKPSVSPLTSPRQPAETHAGSPCRNSASPASSDRSGTPRSTNGDRKPGGSLGALSSMFDSLSGNNTGDALAPSGGKKGSSHPLAALQKLCDKTETHTNNRTHSATSNSSVNANTNNIPTNAGTTPGAILAFSWACNDAVMTSDSIMKCAFCDTPFISKGAYRHHLSKMHFVKDGVIPDPVALKSAQQGSSSSSEGVPLKGTAVPPPSGSSGPGSTGSKSPPVAGFEESPHSKFLKYTELAKQLSSKYV from the exons ATGACGCCCAACTCGGCCGCCTCTCCCGCACCTCCTGAAGAAGAGGCCGCTTCGCCGACTCCCGGCGATGTCCCCACTCCCTCTAGTCCACGCTCCATCAGCGAAGATCCTCTCAACTGCAG GGATTTACCGAATTCCCGGTGCAATTCTCGCGAGTCATCGGATTCTCTTGTGCAGCCCCGCTGTCCATCGGGCGAGTCGATGCTTTCGGAGCGTGCAGCCTTGCTTCGAGGCGTCCCAACCCTGAGCCCCGTCGGGGTGGCCCTTCCGCCGACCCTTCcagcggcggcggcggcggcttTGCTGCCGCCTCAGACCGCCGCCATGGCGGCCTACCTCAACGCGGCGGCCGTGGCGGCGGCGGCCCAACAGTCCCACCGCCTCATGATGACCTCGCCGTCCGGCTTCAACCGGGCCTCGGTCTCGCCGCTGATCTCATCCTCGTCGTCGCCTCCAGGGGTCTTCCCCGTTGACGCGCCGATGCACTCTCCGCCCGGTGACGGCATCTTAGACTTTAGTAAACGTGGCCAAAAAAGTGACGCTGATAGTGACTCTGACGTAGTTAATCTCAGTAAACCGGGGACTCCCCCGAGCGGCGAGCCCGGAAACGGCCCTCTTGACCTTAGTGTGAGCAGCCGGAAGCGCTCTAACGACGACTCCGTGTCGCAGCCGCCGAATCGCAAACCGAGGACTGATTTCAAACCGCAGGTTCTGCCCCAGTGGCCCTCGCCGATCGGTGCTTCGCACTTGCCGTATTTCGCGGCCGCCGTCGCCGCCGCGTCGAATCTTTCGCCAAAAACAAACAGTTCGCCCGACTTGTGGAACGGCAAATTGAAACACGGGGGCCCCACCCCTAGCGACGCCACCAAAGCGCTCGAAAAAATGAGCGAGTTGAGCAAACTCGGCGGCGAGGACTTATTCCGTACTATGGCGAACGCCGCCCCAGGAAACTCCGCCAGTAACAGGCACAGCGCTTGGCAGTCGCACTGGTTAAACAAGGGCGCCGAGCAAGCAAAAGACGTGCTGAAGTGCGTCTGGTGCAAGCAGAGCTTCCCCAGTTTAGCCGCGATGACGACGCACATGAAGGAAGCGAAACACTGCGGCGTCAACGTTCCCGTCCCTCCAATGCAATCACAAATCATTAATCCTCAACCTCAAATAACATCGCCTTCGAACACAAACACAAGTACCTCTTCGACTAACTCGAACAAACCGAATTCATCCGATCTCAACATGTTGATCAAAGAAACGATGCCTCTGCCACGAAAGTTAGTTAGGGGACAAGACGTGTGGCTGGGCAAGGGAGCCGAACAAACAAGACAAATACTCAAGTGTATGTGGTGCGGACAAAGTTTCAGATCTTTGGCCGAAATGACCAGTCACATGCAACAAACGCAGCATTACACAAACATCATCTCGCAAGAACAGATCATTTCGTGGCGGTCGTCGGACGACGCGAAAGGGGGCGGCGGAGGGAGCGGCTCAGGTAACAACCAACCACCGGGGGGACCCAGCAGTCATGTCAGCGCGGTCCTCACTTGCAAAGTGTGCGACCAAGCTTTCAGTTCTCTGAAAGAGTTGAGTAACCACATGGTCAAAAATTCGCACTATAAAGAACACATAATGAGATCGATCACTGAAAGTGGGGGTCGCCGAAGGCAGACGAGGGAGAAACGCAAAAAATCACTCCCCGTGCGAAAACTACTAGAACTCGAAAGAGCCCAACACGAATTCAAGAACGGTGATAGTAGCAGTTTACTCGATAAAATGCGCGATCCTTCAGGAGCTGGCAGGATTACTTGTGAAAAGTGTGGCAATAAAATTGACACGTCGCTGTTCGTTGATCATATAAGACAGTGTGTCGGGGGCGGTACCATAGGAAGCAATCAAAGAAATTTCCTCAAAAACGCACTCATgtcaaataatattttaccaCCTGAAAGTCCAACTAGAGATAAGTCCAAGCAAAACGAAAAGTCCCCTTCACCCCAACAACGGTCACCTTCAGTCACTGACTTAAGTACCAAGGATGGTACGAATGTTCCGGAGAGTAATAACGGATCTTCCCCTTCTGTTCTCAACGCTATTGAGAaactaattgaaaaaagtttcgACTCAAGATCTCGGCAAAACTCGTCTTTTCCCGGTCATGGTCCAACTACAGCTCCCATGGGTTCTAGTATTTTAAAACGACTAGGAATTGACGAAAGCGTCGACTACACCAAACCCTTAGTAGACGCTCAAACCATGAACTTACTACGAAGTTATCACCAGCAACAAAGCCATCATTACGGTAGACGGGAAAGAAGCGGGAGCGAATCGAGTTCGATATCGGAGCGGTGTAGTAGTCGAGTAGAGTCGTTAACACCGGAACGCAAAATGGAGCCGCCGGGAGTACCCCTGAACAGCACCCCCAGGTCCACCCCCGACAAGCGGGAGAAATCGCCAACTTCCGACAAAGCCCAAGAGGCGGACGGCGAAGTCGTAGTAAAAAAAGAAGTAGACGAGGAGGAACGTCTCGAGAATCACACtagtgttaaaattaaacgtgAAGCTGATGACCGCGACGAAGACGAGCGCAGTTTTCACAGTAACGGTGCGAAGGAGGAGGACGAGGACAAGCCCTCGGTGAGTCCGCTGACCAGCCCGCGGCAGCCCGCGGAGACCCACGCGGGCAGCCCCTGTCGGAACAGCGCCAGTCCCGCCAGCAGCGACCGCTCGGGCACTCCGCGGAGCACCAACGGCGACCGGAAGCCGGGCGGCAGCCTGGGGGCGCTGAGTTCGATGTTCGACAGCCTGTCCGGCAACAACACCGGTGACGCATTAGCGCCGTCAGGTGGCAAAAAGGGCTCGAGTCATCCATTAGCAGccttacaaaaattatgtgaTAAGACTGAAACCCACACAAACAACCGCACACACTCTGCGACATCCAATTCGAGCGTCAACGCCAACACGAACAATATCCCAACGAACGCCGGGACGACTCCCGGGGCGATTCTGGCCTTCAGCTGGGCCTGCAACGACGCGGTGATGACCTCGGATTCGATAATGAAGTGCGCGTTTTGCGACACGCCGTTCATCTCGAAGGGGGCGTACAGACACCACTTGTCGAAAATGCACTTCGTGAAGGACGGGGTGATCCCCGACCCGGTGGCGCTCAAGTCGGCGCAGCAGGGCTCGAGCTCGTCCAGCGAGGGGGTGCCGCTGAAGGGCACCGCCGTGCCGCCCCCGAGCGGCTCCAGCGGCCCGGGCTCGACCGGGAGCAAGAGCCCGCCGGTGGCGGGGTTCGAGGAAAGCCCGCATTCGAAGTTCTTGAAATATACGGAGTTAGCTAAGCAGTTGTCTAGCAAGTATGTGTAA